CGTGGGCATGTACCCGATGCAGGTCAAGCTCGCCTACGCGTGGCGGAGCGACCTGGAGGGCGTGACGCCGGATCCGAGCGGCTTCCCGGACTTCTCCACCATCGAGATCGCCGGGTGAGCATGGTGCCGAACTCGACCGCACGGCGGGTCGCCGGCGCGTCCGCCGATCCGGGGCAGGCGTCCCCGGACGCCGGTCTTCGGGTGCGCGAGCTGACCGTCGACCTCTGGGTCGACGGCCGGCTCCGGCGGATCGTCGACGGCATCTCCTTCGCCGTGGCGCCTCGCGGCACCCTCGGCATCATCGGCGAGTCCGGCAGCGGCAAGAGCGTCACCGCACTGGCGCTGCTGGACCTCCTTCCGGCGTCCGCCCACGTCGGCGGGGAGATCCGGTGGCGCGGCGAGGACCTCGTCAATGCCTCCCCGGCCCGCCGCCGCCGGATCCGCGGCCGCGAGATCGCCATGGTGTTCCAGGACCCGCTCGCGGCGCTCAACCCGACCCGGCCCGTCGGGCGCCAGATCGGTGAGATCCTGCGGCGGGGCGGCATGCGCCGGGCCCAGGCCGGCGAGCGCGTCGTCGACCTGATGACCATGGCCGGCATCCCCGACCCGACGAGCCGCCGTCGCGCCTACCCGCACCAGCTCTCCGGTGGACTGCGTCAGCGGGTCGTCATCGCGATGGCGCTGGCGGGCGAGCCGTCGCTGCTGCTGGCCGACGAGCCGACGACCGCACTCGACGTCACCGTGCAGGCCCGCATCCTCCAACTGCTCGGCGACATCCGGGCCGAGACCGGCCTCGCGATGATCCTGGTGAGTCACGACCTGCGCGTGGTGTCGCACGTGACCGACGCGGTGGCGGTGATGTACGCCGGGCGGCTGGCCGAGTACGGGCCGACCCGCGACGTCCTGCGTCAGCCGCGGCATCCGTACACGCGGGCGCTGATCCAGAGCGTCCCGGCGGTGCACTCGAGGTCAGCGCTGACGCGCCCGCTGCCGGGAACACCGGTCGGCCCGGCGAACCGGCCGGCTGGGTGCGCCTTCCACCCGCGCTGCCCGCTCGCGATCGACCGGTGCGCCGTCGAGCAGCCGGCGTGGAGGCCGGTGCCGCCGGGACGCTGGGTCGCCTGTCACCGGGCCGAGGAGGTCGGCGCGTGACCGGCGCCAGACTGCGGGTGGAGAACATCTCGGTCGCGTTCGGCGAGCGCCGACGCCTGGTGGGCCGGGCGGACCCGCTGCGTGCCGTCGACGACGTCAGCTTCGACGTCCGCGACGGGGAGATCCTGGGCGTGGTCGGTGAGTCGGGCTCGGGCAAGACCACGGTGGCGCGCTGCATCGCCGGGCTGCAGCGCTACGCCGAGGGCACGATCAGCTTCGACAACGTCCCGATCGGTCCGGTGAGCGAGCGGCCGCCGCGGCTGCTGCGCGCCATCCAGATGGTGTTCCAGGATCCGCGCTCGTCGCTGAACCCGCGGCGGACCGTCGCCCAGTGCATCGGGGAGGCATGGACGTCGTTCCCGCTGCCAGGATCGGCAGACCGGCGGGAGGCGACGGCGGACCTGCTGACCGACGTCGGGCTCGAAGCCGACCTCGCCGGCCGGTATCCGGCGCAGCTGTCCGGGGGCCAATGCCAGCGGGTCAGCATCGCGCGGGCGCTCGCGGCCCGGCCGTCGATGCTGGTCTGCGACGAGGCGGTCTCCGCCCTGGACGTCTCGGTTCAGGCCCAGATCCTGCACCTGCTGGTGGACCTGCGTGAACGACACGGCCTGTGCATGGTCTTCATCACCCACGATCTCGGCGTCGTGCGCCAGGTCGCGGACCGGGTGGTGGTCATGCAACGCGGCGCGATCGTCGAACAGGGGCCGGTGGACGACATCTTCGCCGCGCCCGAGCAGCCGTACACCCGGGAACTGCTCGGGGCGGCTCTGGACCTGCACAGCTGACTCCACCTACAGGAGGTCACGGTGAACATTGCGTACTGCCGGCGCGTCTTGGCGACGGCGATCGTGTTGCTCATGACCATCACGGGCGTGTTCGCGGCCGGGTTGCCGGCTCGCGCCGGCGCCGAACCCGTCCCCGAGAACTTCGAGAAGGTCACCGTCTGGGCGGCCGGCGAGAACGGCATGGAGGCGCACCGCATCCCAGGCATCGCCGTCACCGCCCAGGGAACCGTGCTGGCGGTCAGCGAGGCCCGCATCGGCATCGGCGACCGCGCCAGCCACGAGCTGGTCTACAAGCGCAGCCTCGACGGCGGGCGCACCTGGCTGTCGACCGGCATCATCGAGCCGGCCCCGAACGGGGAGTCCTGGCTCAACCCGACCATCCTCGTGGAGCGCGAGACCGGCCGGATCTTCCTCTTCTACAACATCAGCGACGGCGTCACCTCCGAGGTGTTCTACCGCTCCAGCGACGACGACGGCGTGAGCTGGTCCGATCGGGTGAACGTCACGCCGATGTTCGACGATCTGCCGCACGGGTGGACCAGCCACTCGCCCGGGCCCGGCCACGCGATCCAGCTCGCCGACGGGCGGCTGCTGCTCCAGGTGTGGCATCGCAAGAGTGTCGAACTGCCGGTCGGGGAACGCGACTACGGGATCTCCACGATCTACAGCGACGATCAGGGCGCGACCTGGCACAACGGCGGCGCCATCACACCGGACCCGGCCTACCCGATCAACGAGTCGCGGCTGCTGGAACGCTCCGACGGATCGATCATGGTCGTCGGTCGCTTCGCCACCGGGACGCCGTTGAGCCGCATCGTCTCGGTGAGCCATGACCGGGGCATGACGTGGTCGCCGTTCTACCTGCACGGCTCGTTCCGTCCCGCCGTCGCCGCCGACGCCGGAATGGCCCGGCTCTCCGGCGGTCCTGGCAGTGCCGACATCTCGCGCGTCCTGTTCAGCCGCCTGGACAACCGCGCGCGGCGAGACCTGACCGTGGCGCTGTCGTACGACGACGGCTACAGCTTCCCGCGCGAGAAGGTGATCCAGGCCGGCAGCGCCGGCTACTCCGACATCGCCGTCCTCGGCGACGGCACCGTTCTGGTGCTGTACGAAGTGATCCCGGAGATCGTCGTCGCCCGCTTCGACGTGGAGTGGCTGACCGGGGGACAGGACTCGCTCGAAGCCGGCCCCGGCCTCACCCGTCACCTGGTCGAGGCCGAGGACGCCGACGTCACCGGTTCGGCGCCGGTCTCCGTGGCCGAGGACGCCAACGCCCACGGCGGCCGGCGCGTGGAACTCGCCGCCGGGGGAGTGGGCGACCACCTGGAGCTGACGCTGGACGTCCCCGACGCCGGCGCCTACGACCTGCACCTGCGGATGCCCACCCAGCCCGACCGCGGCACCGTCCAGGTCTCCCTCGACGGCGTCGACCTCGGCGACGTCGTGGACGCGGCGACCGATCGCCGCGGCTACCCGGAGATCACCATCCCCGGCGTCGACCTGTCCGCCGGCCGGCACGTCGTCCGGCTCACCGTCGTCGGCCAGGGCCCGCTGTCGACCGGTTTCGGTGCGGGCCTGGACTACGTCAGCCTGACCAGGTTCGACCCGCCGGCACCGCGGCCGGCCTGCGAGCAGACGGTGTCGGGGACACACACCGGCCCGCTCACCGCGACCGGCCGCATGCTCTGCCTCGACGGGGCTACGGTCACCGGCCCGGTGACGGTGACCGGCGGCGGTGGCCTCCGGGTCACCGACTCGGTCGTCCACGGCCCGGTCCGCGTGAACGGAACCGAGCACGTGAGCGTCTGCGGCACCGATCTCACCGGGCCGCTGTCGATCACGGGTGCGAGCGAAACGGTGATCGTGGGCGGTGCCGCCTGCGCGCCGAACGTCCTGCGCGGCCCGGTCGCGGTGCAGGACTCGGCCGCGCTGATCCGCATCGTCGACAACGAGGTCCGGGGGCCGCTGCGAGTGTCCGGCACCACCGCCCGCACCGCGGCAGTGCTCGCCGCCAACCGGATCCACGGGCCGCTGGCCTGTTCCGGCAACGCCCCCGCGCCCGGCAACGAGGGTCACCCGAACTCCGTGACCGGGCCGAGCCAAGGCCAGTGCGCCGGGCTGTGACCACGCGCGCGCGGAACCCATCCACGAGGAGACACGGTCATGGCAGCGAATCGTAGATCGGACACCCATGCCCCGGACGGGGAGCCACGTTCGCGCATCACGGGAGCGAGCCGGATGCGCCGAGCCCTCGCCGCGGTGGTCGTGGCGGCTTGCGCGGCCGCCGGCACCCTCGCGGGAGGCGCGCCGGCCACGGCAACCGACGTCGAGCCGGCCACGCCCATCCAGGCCGCATCCGAGTTGCTCGAGAAGGTGACGGTGTGGGAAGACGGAGAGTCAGGCACTGAGGCGCACCGCATCCCCGGCATCGTCGTCACCAACGAGGGCACCGTGCTCGCCGTGAGCGAGGCGCGACACGGAATCACCGACACGGCCACCCATGAGCTGGTCTTCAAGCGCAGTCTCGACGGTGGCCGCACCTGGCCGTCGTCGGGCACCATCGAGGCCAGCCCTGACGGCGAGTCCTGGGTGAACCCGACGCTGCTCGTGGAACAGCAGACCGGGCGGATCTTCCTCTTCTACAACCTCAACCACCAGGGCGTCACCGGCGACGTCTTCTACCGCCACAGCGACGACGACGGCATCACCTGGTCCGAGCGAACCGAGATCACGTCGATGTTCCGCGAGCTGCCACAGGGGTGGACCAACCACTCGCCCGGCCCGGGTCACGGGCTGCAGCTCTCCGACGGCCGGCTGCTGCTCCAGGTCTGGCATCGCAAGAGCGTCGAGCTGCCGGCGGCGGAGCGCGACTACAGCACGTCGGTCATCTACAGCGACGACCTGGGTGCGACCTGGCAGCACGGCGGCGCCATCCCGATCGACCCCGCCTATCCCAACGGCGCGACCCGGCTCCTGGAGAGGGAGGACGGCACCCTCGCACTGTTCGCCCGGTACGTCGGCCCGGCGAATCGCCGTGTGGTCTCGATCAGCGACGACCGGGGCATGACCTGGTCCGAGCCGTACCTGCACGGGTCCTTCCCGCCGGCGGCAGGGGCCGACGCCGGGCTGGACCGCCTGTCCGGCGGGCCGCGCAGCGCTGACGTCTCCCGGATCGTGTTCAGCCGGCCCAGCACGCCCTCGCGGCGTGACCTGACCGTGGCACTGTCCTACGACGACGGCTACTCGTTCCCGCGGGAGAAGGTCGTCCACGCGGGCCGCGTGGGCTACTCCGACGTCGCGGTCCTCGGCGACGGCACCGTGCTGGTGCTGTACGAGGTGGTCCCCGAGATCATCGTCGCCCGGCTCAACGTGGAGTGGCTGACCGACGGCCAGGACACGCTCATCGCCGGGCCGGGGTTGACCCGGCACCTGTTCGAAGCCGAGAACGCCGACGTCGCAGGGTCGCCGGCACCGTCCGTCGTCGACGACCGCAACAACAGTGGCGGGCAACGGCTGGAGTTCGCCGCCACCGAGATCGGCGACCACCTGGACCTGGAGATCGAGGTTCCCGACACGGGCACCTACGATCTCGATCTCCGCCTGCTCAACCAGCCCGACCGGGGCAGCGTCCAGGTCTCACTCGACGGCCATGACCTCGGCGACCCGGTCGACGCCGGCACCGAGAAGCGGATGTACTCCGAGGCGAGCCTGGGCGACGTCGCGCTCGCCGCCGGGACCCACAGCATCCGGCTCTCCGTCAGCGGCCAGGGACCGGAGTCCACCGGGCTCGGCATCGGTCTGGACTACGTGAGCCTGACCCGGTTCGACCCGCCACCACCGGTGCCCGTGTGCGACGAGACGGTGACGGGGACGCACCATGGGCCACTCACGGCCACGGGCGTCCTCTGTCTCGACGGGGCATCCGTGCGGGGCCCGGTCACGGTGACCGGCGGCGCCCTGCTGGTCTCCGGCTCCAGGGTCGACGGCCCGGTTCTGGTCACGGGCGCCCGGCAGGTCGTCGTGTGCGCCTCCGAGGTCACCGGGCCGCTGGCCATCCAGGACGTCGCGGAGACGATGGTGCTGGGCGGTGTCGCCTGCGCGCCGAACACGCTGCGTGGGCCGGTCGCCGTGCTGGACTCGCACGCGCTGATCCGGATCGTGGGCAACACGGTGAACGGGCCGGTGCACGTCGCCGGCAACTCCGGGAGCACCGCTGCCGTCGTCTCGGCGAACGAGATCGCGGGGCCGCTGGCGTGCGCCGGGAACACCCCGTCACCGGTCGACGGCGGGCACCGGAACTCGGCGGCCGGACCGCGCGGCGGCCAATGCGCAGGGCTGTGAACCCGCCGCCGACGGCATGAGCGGGCGGTGCGTGACCGGAGGCTCCGGTCACGCACCGCCCGCTGGACGGGTCAGTTCCCGGCGCCGACGATGGCGGTGACGCGGATCTCGACGCGCATGGTGGC
This Jiangella alba DNA region includes the following protein-coding sequences:
- a CDS encoding ABC transporter ATP-binding protein translates to MVPNSTARRVAGASADPGQASPDAGLRVRELTVDLWVDGRLRRIVDGISFAVAPRGTLGIIGESGSGKSVTALALLDLLPASAHVGGEIRWRGEDLVNASPARRRRIRGREIAMVFQDPLAALNPTRPVGRQIGEILRRGGMRRAQAGERVVDLMTMAGIPDPTSRRRAYPHQLSGGLRQRVVIAMALAGEPSLLLADEPTTALDVTVQARILQLLGDIRAETGLAMILVSHDLRVVSHVTDAVAVMYAGRLAEYGPTRDVLRQPRHPYTRALIQSVPAVHSRSALTRPLPGTPVGPANRPAGCAFHPRCPLAIDRCAVEQPAWRPVPPGRWVACHRAEEVGA
- a CDS encoding exo-alpha-sialidase, which codes for MRRALAAVVVAACAAAGTLAGGAPATATDVEPATPIQAASELLEKVTVWEDGESGTEAHRIPGIVVTNEGTVLAVSEARHGITDTATHELVFKRSLDGGRTWPSSGTIEASPDGESWVNPTLLVEQQTGRIFLFYNLNHQGVTGDVFYRHSDDDGITWSERTEITSMFRELPQGWTNHSPGPGHGLQLSDGRLLLQVWHRKSVELPAAERDYSTSVIYSDDLGATWQHGGAIPIDPAYPNGATRLLEREDGTLALFARYVGPANRRVVSISDDRGMTWSEPYLHGSFPPAAGADAGLDRLSGGPRSADVSRIVFSRPSTPSRRDLTVALSYDDGYSFPREKVVHAGRVGYSDVAVLGDGTVLVLYEVVPEIIVARLNVEWLTDGQDTLIAGPGLTRHLFEAENADVAGSPAPSVVDDRNNSGGQRLEFAATEIGDHLDLEIEVPDTGTYDLDLRLLNQPDRGSVQVSLDGHDLGDPVDAGTEKRMYSEASLGDVALAAGTHSIRLSVSGQGPESTGLGIGLDYVSLTRFDPPPPVPVCDETVTGTHHGPLTATGVLCLDGASVRGPVTVTGGALLVSGSRVDGPVLVTGARQVVVCASEVTGPLAIQDVAETMVLGGVACAPNTLRGPVAVLDSHALIRIVGNTVNGPVHVAGNSGSTAAVVSANEIAGPLACAGNTPSPVDGGHRNSAAGPRGGQCAGL
- a CDS encoding exo-alpha-sialidase gives rise to the protein MTITGVFAAGLPARAGAEPVPENFEKVTVWAAGENGMEAHRIPGIAVTAQGTVLAVSEARIGIGDRASHELVYKRSLDGGRTWLSTGIIEPAPNGESWLNPTILVERETGRIFLFYNISDGVTSEVFYRSSDDDGVSWSDRVNVTPMFDDLPHGWTSHSPGPGHAIQLADGRLLLQVWHRKSVELPVGERDYGISTIYSDDQGATWHNGGAITPDPAYPINESRLLERSDGSIMVVGRFATGTPLSRIVSVSHDRGMTWSPFYLHGSFRPAVAADAGMARLSGGPGSADISRVLFSRLDNRARRDLTVALSYDDGYSFPREKVIQAGSAGYSDIAVLGDGTVLVLYEVIPEIVVARFDVEWLTGGQDSLEAGPGLTRHLVEAEDADVTGSAPVSVAEDANAHGGRRVELAAGGVGDHLELTLDVPDAGAYDLHLRMPTQPDRGTVQVSLDGVDLGDVVDAATDRRGYPEITIPGVDLSAGRHVVRLTVVGQGPLSTGFGAGLDYVSLTRFDPPAPRPACEQTVSGTHTGPLTATGRMLCLDGATVTGPVTVTGGGGLRVTDSVVHGPVRVNGTEHVSVCGTDLTGPLSITGASETVIVGGAACAPNVLRGPVAVQDSAALIRIVDNEVRGPLRVSGTTARTAAVLAANRIHGPLACSGNAPAPGNEGHPNSVTGPSQGQCAGL
- a CDS encoding ABC transporter ATP-binding protein, which translates into the protein MTGARLRVENISVAFGERRRLVGRADPLRAVDDVSFDVRDGEILGVVGESGSGKTTVARCIAGLQRYAEGTISFDNVPIGPVSERPPRLLRAIQMVFQDPRSSLNPRRTVAQCIGEAWTSFPLPGSADRREATADLLTDVGLEADLAGRYPAQLSGGQCQRVSIARALAARPSMLVCDEAVSALDVSVQAQILHLLVDLRERHGLCMVFITHDLGVVRQVADRVVVMQRGAIVEQGPVDDIFAAPEQPYTRELLGAALDLHS